One segment of Coffea arabica cultivar ET-39 chromosome 7c, Coffea Arabica ET-39 HiFi, whole genome shotgun sequence DNA contains the following:
- the LOC113701250 gene encoding B-box zinc finger protein 18-like isoform X1 gives MRTLCDVCESAAAILFCAADEAALCRSCDDKVHMCNKLASRHVRVGLANPSDVPQCDICENAPAFFYCEVDGSSLCLQCDMIAHVGGKRTHARYLLLRQRVEFPGDKPARLEEPATLTLDQGEHMREYGPSYKLVVGDKHQNHKVPSIPISDGSTDGHAKVETQMIDLNMKPNRLHGQASNNQEL, from the exons ATGCGGACGCTGTGTGACGTGTGTGAGAGTGCTGCGGCCATCCTTTTCTGTGCCGCCGATGAGGCTGCTCTTTGCCGCTCCTGCGATGATAAG GTTCACATGTGTAATAAACTTGCTAGTAGGCACGTGAGAGTTGGGCTTGCTAATCCTAGTGATGTTCCTCAGTGTGACATATGTGAGAATGCACCTG CATTCTTTTACTGTGAGGTAGATGGAAGTTCTCTCTGTTTGCAATGTGATATGATTGCTCATGTTGGAGGTAAAAGAACACATGCAAGATATCTCCTTTTGAGGCAGAGAGTTGAG TTTCCTGGAGATAAGCCTGCCCGTTTAGAGGAGCCAGCTACACTAACCCTAGATCAAGGTGAACACATGAGGGAATATGGTCCGTCATATAAACTAGTGGTTGGAGATAAACATCAGAATCACAAGGTCCCTTCTATTCCGATTTCAGATGGCAGTACTGATGGGCATGCCAAGGTGGAAACTCAAATGATAGATTTGAATATGAAGCCAAATCGCCTACATGGTCAAGCTTCAAATAATCAG GAATTGTAG
- the LOC140010446 gene encoding probable serine protease EDA2 isoform X2, which yields MKQQQQKQKLFLIATFIFFLSSPTFTDGAGILSRIFDRTITASDNNHLSSGNSSSKYLTRDALWFNQTLDHFSPYDHRQFRQRYYEFLDHFRAPDGPIFLKICGESECGGISNDYLAVLAKKFEAAVVSPEHRYYGKSSPFKSLTTENLRFLSSKQALFDLAVFRDYYQKSLNARFNRTAADNPWFVFGASYSGALSAWFRLKFPHLTCGSLASSAVVLAVYNFTEFDQQIGESAGPECKSVLQEITHLVEERLASNANELKSLFGALELKIDGDFMYFLADAAAIANAYAIYVKEYYVKSFGANVETYNQQHLKNTAVNDDSADRLWWFQVCTEVAYFQVAPSNDSIRSSKVDTRYHLDLCKNVFGEGIYPDVDATNLYYGGTDIAGSKIVFSNGSQDPWRHASKQTSSPEMPSYIISCHNCGHGTDLRGCPQSPLVIEGDASNCSSPDAVHKVRQQIIEHIDLWLSQCRSSGRSSM from the exons AtgaagcagcagcagcagaagcAGAAGCTGTTTCTCATCGCGACCTTCATTTTCTTCCTGTCTTCCCCAACCTTTACCGATGGTGCCGGAATTTTATCACGCATTTTTGACCGCACGATCACGGCTTCCGACAACAACCACCTCAGCAGCGGCAACAGCAGCAGCAAATACTTGACCAGAGATGCTCTCTGGTTCAACCAAACTCTCGATCACTTCTCCCCTTAT GATCACCGGCAATTCAGACAGCGTTACTATGAGTTCCTAGACCATTTTCGGGCTCCCGACGGgccaattttcttgaaaatctgCGGTGAATCGGAATGCGGAGGGATATCCAATGATTACCTCGCT GTTTTGGCAAAGAAATTCGAAGCTGCAGTGGTGTCTCCTGAGCATCGTTACTATGGGAAGAGTTCCCCTTTCAAATCTTTGACTACTGAGAATCTGAGGTTTCTTTCTTCAAAGCAGGCACTTTTTGATTTAGCTGTTTTCCGTGATTATTATCAG AAATCCTTGAATGCCAGGTTCAATAGGACCGCAGCTGATAATCCATGGTTTGTCTTTGGTGCTTCGTATTCTGGAGCTCTTAGTGCCTGGTTTCGTCTGAAGTTTCCTCACTTGACTTGTGGAAGTCTTGCCAGCTCTGCTGTTGTTCTTGCTGTTTACAACTTCACTGAATTTGATCAGCAG ATTGGTGAGTCTGCTGGTCCTGAATGCAAGTCTGTGTTACAAGAAATTACTCATCTAGTTGAGGAAAGGCTTGCATCTAATGCCAACGAGTTAAAATCATTGTTTGGTGCTCTGGAG CTAAAAATAGATGGAGATTTCATGTACTTTCTGGCAGATGCTGCAGCTATAGCG aATGCATATGCCATATATGTGAAAGAGTATTATGTCAAGAGCTTTGGTGCCAATGTTGAAACATATAACCAGCAACATCTGAAGAATACTGCTGTGAATGATGACTCAGCTGATCGCTTATGGTGGTTCCAAGTCTGCACCGAAGTAGCATACTTTCAGGTGGCCCCATCAAATGATAGTATTCGATCTTCGAAGGTTGATACAAG ATACCATTTGGACCTTTGCAAAAATGTCTTTGGAGAGGGCATCTACCCTGATGTTGATGCAACCAATTTATACTATGGGGGTACTGATATTGCTG GTTCAAAAATAGTTTTTTCTAATGGATCACAGGATCCTTGGCGGCATGCTTCCAAACAAACTTCTTCTCCAGAGA TGCCTTCATATATTATCTCTTGTCATAATTGTGGACATGGAACTGATCTGCGGGGTTGCCCTCAGTCTCCTTTAGTCATTGAAG GTGATGCTAGCAATTGCAGCTCCCCTGATGCTGTTCACAAGGTCCGGCAGCAGATCATAGAGCACATAGATTTATGGCTGTCTCAGTGTCGGTCTTCAGGCAGGAGTTCAATGTGA
- the LOC140010446 gene encoding probable serine protease EDA2 isoform X1, which translates to MKQQQQKQKLFLIATFIFFLSSPTFTDGAGILSRIFDRTITASDNNHLSSGNSSSKYLTRDALWFNQTLDHFSPYDHRQFRQRYYEFLDHFRAPDGPIFLKICGESECGGISNDYLAVLAKKFEAAVVSPEHRYYGKSSPFKSLTTENLRFLSSKQALFDLAVFRDYYQKSLNARFNRTAADNPWFVFGASYSGALSAWFRLKFPHLTCGSLASSAVVLAVYNFTEFDQQIGESAGPECKSVLQEITHLVEERLASNANELKSLFGALELKIDGDFMYFLADAAAIAFQYGNPDKLCTPLIEAKKAGEDLVNAYAIYVKEYYVKSFGANVETYNQQHLKNTAVNDDSADRLWWFQVCTEVAYFQVAPSNDSIRSSKVDTRYHLDLCKNVFGEGIYPDVDATNLYYGGTDIAGSKIVFSNGSQDPWRHASKQTSSPEMPSYIISCHNCGHGTDLRGCPQSPLVIEGDASNCSSPDAVHKVRQQIIEHIDLWLSQCRSSGRSSM; encoded by the exons AtgaagcagcagcagcagaagcAGAAGCTGTTTCTCATCGCGACCTTCATTTTCTTCCTGTCTTCCCCAACCTTTACCGATGGTGCCGGAATTTTATCACGCATTTTTGACCGCACGATCACGGCTTCCGACAACAACCACCTCAGCAGCGGCAACAGCAGCAGCAAATACTTGACCAGAGATGCTCTCTGGTTCAACCAAACTCTCGATCACTTCTCCCCTTAT GATCACCGGCAATTCAGACAGCGTTACTATGAGTTCCTAGACCATTTTCGGGCTCCCGACGGgccaattttcttgaaaatctgCGGTGAATCGGAATGCGGAGGGATATCCAATGATTACCTCGCT GTTTTGGCAAAGAAATTCGAAGCTGCAGTGGTGTCTCCTGAGCATCGTTACTATGGGAAGAGTTCCCCTTTCAAATCTTTGACTACTGAGAATCTGAGGTTTCTTTCTTCAAAGCAGGCACTTTTTGATTTAGCTGTTTTCCGTGATTATTATCAG AAATCCTTGAATGCCAGGTTCAATAGGACCGCAGCTGATAATCCATGGTTTGTCTTTGGTGCTTCGTATTCTGGAGCTCTTAGTGCCTGGTTTCGTCTGAAGTTTCCTCACTTGACTTGTGGAAGTCTTGCCAGCTCTGCTGTTGTTCTTGCTGTTTACAACTTCACTGAATTTGATCAGCAG ATTGGTGAGTCTGCTGGTCCTGAATGCAAGTCTGTGTTACAAGAAATTACTCATCTAGTTGAGGAAAGGCTTGCATCTAATGCCAACGAGTTAAAATCATTGTTTGGTGCTCTGGAG CTAAAAATAGATGGAGATTTCATGTACTTTCTGGCAGATGCTGCAGCTATAGCG TTTCAGTATGGAAATCCAGATAAACTATGTACCCCTCTCATTGAAGCAAAAAAGGCTGGGGAGGATTTAGTG aATGCATATGCCATATATGTGAAAGAGTATTATGTCAAGAGCTTTGGTGCCAATGTTGAAACATATAACCAGCAACATCTGAAGAATACTGCTGTGAATGATGACTCAGCTGATCGCTTATGGTGGTTCCAAGTCTGCACCGAAGTAGCATACTTTCAGGTGGCCCCATCAAATGATAGTATTCGATCTTCGAAGGTTGATACAAG ATACCATTTGGACCTTTGCAAAAATGTCTTTGGAGAGGGCATCTACCCTGATGTTGATGCAACCAATTTATACTATGGGGGTACTGATATTGCTG GTTCAAAAATAGTTTTTTCTAATGGATCACAGGATCCTTGGCGGCATGCTTCCAAACAAACTTCTTCTCCAGAGA TGCCTTCATATATTATCTCTTGTCATAATTGTGGACATGGAACTGATCTGCGGGGTTGCCCTCAGTCTCCTTTAGTCATTGAAG GTGATGCTAGCAATTGCAGCTCCCCTGATGCTGTTCACAAGGTCCGGCAGCAGATCATAGAGCACATAGATTTATGGCTGTCTCAGTGTCGGTCTTCAGGCAGGAGTTCAATGTGA
- the LOC140010447 gene encoding fructose-bisphosphate aldolase 1, chloroplastic-like — protein sequence MAASASLLKSSPVLDKSEFLKGQALRQPSAVSVVRCQPVSSSSLTVRASSYADELVKTAKTVASPGRGILAMDESNATCGKRLASIGLENTEANRQAYRTLLVTAPGLGQYISGAILFEETLYQSTVDGKKIVDILVEQNIVPGIKVDKGLVPLAGSNNESWCQGLDGLASRSAAYYQQGARFAKWRTVVSIPNGPSALAVKEAAWGLARYAAISQDNGLVPIVEPEILLDGEHGIERTFEVSLKVWAEVFFYLAENNVLFEGILLKPSMVTPGAECKDKATPEQVADYTLRLLKRRIPPAVPGIMFLSGGQSEVEATLNLNAMNQAPNPWHVSFSYARALQNTCLKTWGGRPENVKAAQETLLVRAQANSLAQLGKYTGEGESEEAKKGMFVKGYVY from the exons ATGGCAGCATCAGCATCTCTCCTAAAGTCTTCTCCAGTCCTCGACAAGTCTGAGTTCTTGAAGGGTCAGGCCCTGCGCCAGCCTTCTGCAGTTTCTGTTGTGCGGTGCCAACCAGTTTCCTCATCTTCACTCACCGTGCGTGCTAGCTCCTATGCTGATGAGCTTGTCAAAACCGCG AAAACTGTTGCATCTCCTGGTCGTGGAATTTTGGCCATGGACGAGTCAAATGCCACCTGCGGCAAGCGCCTGGCCTCCATCGGCTTGGAGAACACTGAGGCCAACCGCCAAGCATACCGTACCCTACTTGTGACCGCTCCTGGACTTGGTCAGTACATCTCAGGCGCCATCCTCTTTGAGGAGACGCTCTACCAGTCCACAGTCGATGGCAAGAAGATAGTTGACATACTTGTTGAACAAAATATTGTTCCTGGTATTAAGGTTGACAAG GGTCTAGTTCCTCTTGCTGGCTCAAACAATGAATCTTGGTGCCAAGGTCTTGATGGCCTCGCCTCCCGCTCTGCAGCATACTATCAGCAGGGTGCTCGGTTTGCTAAATG GCGTACCGTCGTGAGCATTCCCAATGGTCCATCTGCACTTGCAGTGAAGGAAGCAGCATGGGGTCTTGCCCGCTATGCAGCCATCTCCCAG GACAATGGGTTGGTCCCAATTGTTGAGCCAGAGATCTTGCTTGATGGTGAGCATGGAATTGAGAGGACCTTTGAAGTTTCCCTGAAGGTGTGGGCTGAGGTTTTCTTCTACCTGGCCGAGAACAATGTCCTGTTTGAGGGTATCCTCTTGAAGCCTAGCATGGTTACTCCTGGAGCAGAGTGCAAAGATAAGGCCACACCAGAGCAAGTTGCTGATTACACCCTCAGGCTCCTTAAGAGAAGAATACCGCCTGCTGTCCCTGGAATCATG TTTTTGTCTGGGGGGCAATCTGAAGTGGAGGCAACTCTGAACTTAAATGCCATGAACCAAGCACCCAACCCATGGCATGTGTCTTTCTCATATGCCAGAGCTCTTCAGAACACATGCCTCAAAACCTGGGGAGGAAGACCCGAAAATGTCAAGGCAGCTCAGGAAACTTTGCTAGTTCGAGCCCAGGCCAATTCTCTTGCTCAGCTTGGCAAATACACAGGGGAGGGAGAGTCTGAAGAGGCCAAGAAAGGAATGTTTGTCAAAGGTTACGTCTACTAA
- the LOC140010446 gene encoding probable serine protease EDA2 isoform X3 → MKQQQQKQKLFLIATFIFFLSSPTFTDGAGILSRIFDRTITASDNNHLSSGNSSSKYLTRDALWFNQTLDHFSPYDHRQFRQRYYEFLDHFRAPDGPIFLKICGESECGGISNDYLAVLAKKFEAAVVSPEHRYYGKSSPFKSLTTENLRFLSSKQALFDLAVFRDYYQKSLNARFNRTAADNPWFVFGASYSGALSAWFRLKFPHLTCGSLASSAVVLAVYNFTEFDQQIGESAGPECKSVLQEITHLVEERLASNANELKSLFGALELKIDGDFMYFLADAAAIAFQYGNPDKLCTPLIEAKKAGEDLVNAYAIYVKEYYVKSFGANVETYNQQHLKNTAVNDDSADRLWWFQVCTEVAYFQVAPSNDSIRSSKVDTRYHLDLCKNVFGEGIYPDVDATNLYYGGTDIAVPSYIISCHNCGHGTDLRGCPQSPLVIEGDASNCSSPDAVHKVRQQIIEHIDLWLSQCRSSGRSSM, encoded by the exons AtgaagcagcagcagcagaagcAGAAGCTGTTTCTCATCGCGACCTTCATTTTCTTCCTGTCTTCCCCAACCTTTACCGATGGTGCCGGAATTTTATCACGCATTTTTGACCGCACGATCACGGCTTCCGACAACAACCACCTCAGCAGCGGCAACAGCAGCAGCAAATACTTGACCAGAGATGCTCTCTGGTTCAACCAAACTCTCGATCACTTCTCCCCTTAT GATCACCGGCAATTCAGACAGCGTTACTATGAGTTCCTAGACCATTTTCGGGCTCCCGACGGgccaattttcttgaaaatctgCGGTGAATCGGAATGCGGAGGGATATCCAATGATTACCTCGCT GTTTTGGCAAAGAAATTCGAAGCTGCAGTGGTGTCTCCTGAGCATCGTTACTATGGGAAGAGTTCCCCTTTCAAATCTTTGACTACTGAGAATCTGAGGTTTCTTTCTTCAAAGCAGGCACTTTTTGATTTAGCTGTTTTCCGTGATTATTATCAG AAATCCTTGAATGCCAGGTTCAATAGGACCGCAGCTGATAATCCATGGTTTGTCTTTGGTGCTTCGTATTCTGGAGCTCTTAGTGCCTGGTTTCGTCTGAAGTTTCCTCACTTGACTTGTGGAAGTCTTGCCAGCTCTGCTGTTGTTCTTGCTGTTTACAACTTCACTGAATTTGATCAGCAG ATTGGTGAGTCTGCTGGTCCTGAATGCAAGTCTGTGTTACAAGAAATTACTCATCTAGTTGAGGAAAGGCTTGCATCTAATGCCAACGAGTTAAAATCATTGTTTGGTGCTCTGGAG CTAAAAATAGATGGAGATTTCATGTACTTTCTGGCAGATGCTGCAGCTATAGCG TTTCAGTATGGAAATCCAGATAAACTATGTACCCCTCTCATTGAAGCAAAAAAGGCTGGGGAGGATTTAGTG aATGCATATGCCATATATGTGAAAGAGTATTATGTCAAGAGCTTTGGTGCCAATGTTGAAACATATAACCAGCAACATCTGAAGAATACTGCTGTGAATGATGACTCAGCTGATCGCTTATGGTGGTTCCAAGTCTGCACCGAAGTAGCATACTTTCAGGTGGCCCCATCAAATGATAGTATTCGATCTTCGAAGGTTGATACAAG ATACCATTTGGACCTTTGCAAAAATGTCTTTGGAGAGGGCATCTACCCTGATGTTGATGCAACCAATTTATACTATGGGGGTACTGATATTGCTG TGCCTTCATATATTATCTCTTGTCATAATTGTGGACATGGAACTGATCTGCGGGGTTGCCCTCAGTCTCCTTTAGTCATTGAAG GTGATGCTAGCAATTGCAGCTCCCCTGATGCTGTTCACAAGGTCCGGCAGCAGATCATAGAGCACATAGATTTATGGCTGTCTCAGTGTCGGTCTTCAGGCAGGAGTTCAATGTGA
- the LOC113701250 gene encoding B-box zinc finger protein 19-like isoform X2, whose protein sequence is MRTLCDVCESAAAILFCAADEAALCRSCDDKVHMCNKLASRHVRVGLANPSDVPQCDICENAPAFFYCEVDGSSLCLQCDMIAHVGGKRTHARYLLLRQRVEFPGDKPARLEEPATLTLDQDGSTDGHAKVETQMIDLNMKPNRLHGQASNNQEL, encoded by the exons ATGCGGACGCTGTGTGACGTGTGTGAGAGTGCTGCGGCCATCCTTTTCTGTGCCGCCGATGAGGCTGCTCTTTGCCGCTCCTGCGATGATAAG GTTCACATGTGTAATAAACTTGCTAGTAGGCACGTGAGAGTTGGGCTTGCTAATCCTAGTGATGTTCCTCAGTGTGACATATGTGAGAATGCACCTG CATTCTTTTACTGTGAGGTAGATGGAAGTTCTCTCTGTTTGCAATGTGATATGATTGCTCATGTTGGAGGTAAAAGAACACATGCAAGATATCTCCTTTTGAGGCAGAGAGTTGAG TTTCCTGGAGATAAGCCTGCCCGTTTAGAGGAGCCAGCTACACTAACCCTAGATCAAG ATGGCAGTACTGATGGGCATGCCAAGGTGGAAACTCAAATGATAGATTTGAATATGAAGCCAAATCGCCTACATGGTCAAGCTTCAAATAATCAG GAATTGTAG
- the LOC113698982 gene encoding protein CHAPERONE-LIKE PROTEIN OF POR1, chloroplastic-like isoform X1 gives MMTLSGLTGCPLRYKLQIPACSPVHRERASLSSPVQSVEFFCKQRGSSNWATSTQRCGLRRIPLVRCTMDASSYGDAANGSSAIFPRIKVRDPYKLLGISREASADEIQSARIFLIQRYGDHKPSVDAIESAHNKIIMQKFNERKNPKLNIKKKFREITQSRYVQAVTSRFRTPPTSLIIKTSITFVLLGVLTVLFPTEEGPTVQVALSLIITMYLIYDRLKSKLWAFAYGAGTFVLSWFVGTFLMVSVIPPIFKGLRSLEVTTSLISYVFLWIASTYLR, from the exons ATGATGACACTGTCTGGATTAACTGGTTGCCCCTTAAGATATAAGCTTCAGATACCTGCCTGCAGTCCAGTGCATCGAGAACGAGCTTCATTGTCTTCCCCTGTTCAATCTGTGGAATTTTTCTGTAAGCAAAG AGGTAGTAGTAACTGGGCTACTTCCACACAGAGATGTGGGCTACGAAGAATTCCTTTAGTGAGGTGTACAATGGATGCTTCATCCTATGGTGATGCAGCCAATGGTTCTAGTG CTATCTTTCCCAGAATCAAAGTTAGGGATCCATACAAACTACTTGGAATCAGTAGGGAAGCTTCTGCagatgaaattcaaagtgcaaggaTCTTCCTAATACAGAGATATGGTGACCATAAGCCAAGTGTGGATGCAATTGAATCAGCCCATAACAAGATAATTATGCAAAAGTTTAATGAAAGGAAGAACCCAAAACTCAACATTAAGAAAAAGTTTAGGGAGATAACTCAATCTCGGTATGTGCAGGCTGTGACAAGCAGGTTCCGAACTCCTCCCACAAGTCTCATCATTAAGACTTCAATCACATTTGTACTTCTTGGAGTTCTTACGGTGCTCTTTCCTACCGAAGAAGGTCCGACAGTTCAGGTTGCTCTTTCCCTGATCATTACCATGTATCTCATATATGATCGGCTGAAGAGCAAACTTTGGGCTTTTGCTTATGG GGCTGGAACTTTTGTTCTCTCCTGGTTTGTGGGGACATTCTTGATGGTTTCTGTGATCCCACCTATATTCAAAGGACTAAGAAGTTTGGAAGTGACGACTTCATTGATAAGCTACGTCTTCCTATGGATTGCTTCTACTTACCTTAGATAG
- the LOC113698982 gene encoding protein CHAPERONE-LIKE PROTEIN OF POR1, chloroplastic-like isoform X2: MMTLSGLTGCPLRYKLQIPACSPVHRERASLSSPVQSVEFFCKQRGSSNWATSTQRCGLRRIPLVRCTMDASSYGDAANGSSAIFPRIKVRDPYKLLGISREASADEIQSARIFLIQRYGDHKPSVDAIESAHNKIIMQKFNERKNPKLNIKKKFREITQSRYVQAVTSRFRTPPTSLIIKTSITFVLLGVLTVLFPTEEGPTVQGWNFCSLLVCGDILDGFCDPTYIQRTKKFGSDDFIDKLRLPMDCFYLP, encoded by the exons ATGATGACACTGTCTGGATTAACTGGTTGCCCCTTAAGATATAAGCTTCAGATACCTGCCTGCAGTCCAGTGCATCGAGAACGAGCTTCATTGTCTTCCCCTGTTCAATCTGTGGAATTTTTCTGTAAGCAAAG AGGTAGTAGTAACTGGGCTACTTCCACACAGAGATGTGGGCTACGAAGAATTCCTTTAGTGAGGTGTACAATGGATGCTTCATCCTATGGTGATGCAGCCAATGGTTCTAGTG CTATCTTTCCCAGAATCAAAGTTAGGGATCCATACAAACTACTTGGAATCAGTAGGGAAGCTTCTGCagatgaaattcaaagtgcaaggaTCTTCCTAATACAGAGATATGGTGACCATAAGCCAAGTGTGGATGCAATTGAATCAGCCCATAACAAGATAATTATGCAAAAGTTTAATGAAAGGAAGAACCCAAAACTCAACATTAAGAAAAAGTTTAGGGAGATAACTCAATCTCGGTATGTGCAGGCTGTGACAAGCAGGTTCCGAACTCCTCCCACAAGTCTCATCATTAAGACTTCAATCACATTTGTACTTCTTGGAGTTCTTACGGTGCTCTTTCCTACCGAAGAAGGTCCGACAGTTCAG GGCTGGAACTTTTGTTCTCTCCTGGTTTGTGGGGACATTCTTGATGGTTTCTGTGATCCCACCTATATTCAAAGGACTAAGAAGTTTGGAAGTGACGACTTCATTGATAAGCTACGTCTTCCTATGGATTGCTTCTACTTACCTTAG
- the LOC140010303 gene encoding protein Brevis radix-like 3 — protein MLTCIACSKQHLNAASLPQPQHDDDNDAATAAISTPSTRQAIKALTSQIKDIGIKASGTYKNCKPCSSSSNHHNNRGDDYADSEPGSVSGRYHFSYARAAAAVGGSSNSTPRRPWEREMESRLKVLSSGKTTPPSVSGRTEFVVFMEEDEPKE, from the exons ATGTTGACTTGTATAGCTTGCTCTAAGCAACACCTCAATGCCGCATCTCTTCCCCAACCCCAGCATGATGATGACAACGACGCCGCCACCGCCGCTATTTCCACTCCCTCCACTAGACAAGCCATCAAAGCCCTCACTTCTCAA ATCAAGGACATTGGAATAAAGGCTTCAGGTACGTACAAGAACTGCAAGCCTTGTTCTAGCTCTTCCAACCACCACAATAACCGCGGGGATGACTACGCCGATTCCGAACCCGGCTCTGTCTCCGGCCGCTATCACTTCTCCTACGCTAgagctgctgctgctgttggtGGTAGCTCCAATTCTACGCCAAGGAGGCCCTGGGAGAGGGAAATGGAATCCAGATTAAAAGTGCTTTCTAGCGGCAAAACCACGCCCCCCTCCGTCAGCGGCCGAACAGAATTCGTTGTGTTTATGGAAGAAGACGAGCCTAAGGAATAG